One Candidatus Methylomirabilota bacterium genomic region harbors:
- a CDS encoding ribonuclease PH: MKGEPVRSDGRKVDEIRPIKINRGYLRHAEGSLLIEVGETRVLCTATVEEKVPQFLRATGQGWVTAEYGMLPRATTTRTPRESATGRASGRTFEIQRLIGRSLRAVIDLTRLGERTVLVDCDVIQADGGTRTTAITGAFVAMADALARLQENGQLKGPLLKDFVAGVSVGYVDGELLLDLNYPEDSMADVDMNVVMTGSGRFVEVQGTAEEIPFDKAQLDEMLGLATRGIDRFVDLQRGLLGTEINGLKM, translated from the coding sequence GTAGATGAGATCAGGCCGATAAAGATAAACCGCGGTTATCTGAGACATGCCGAGGGGTCGCTACTCATTGAGGTCGGTGAGACCCGGGTCCTCTGCACGGCGACGGTAGAGGAGAAGGTCCCGCAGTTTCTGCGCGCGACCGGTCAGGGGTGGGTGACCGCCGAATATGGCATGCTCCCCCGCGCGACCACGACAAGAACGCCTCGGGAATCGGCGACCGGGCGCGCCAGCGGCCGGACCTTTGAGATTCAGCGTCTGATCGGCCGCTCCTTACGGGCTGTGATCGATCTGACGCGATTGGGGGAGCGAACGGTGCTGGTCGATTGCGACGTGATCCAGGCCGACGGCGGGACCCGAACCACCGCCATTACGGGGGCCTTTGTGGCGATGGCCGATGCGCTCGCTCGGCTCCAAGAGAACGGGCAACTGAAGGGGCCGCTCCTGAAGGATTTTGTCGCCGGCGTGAGCGTCGGGTATGTCGACGGGGAACTGTTGCTGGATCTGAACTACCCCGAGGACTCTATGGCCGACGTCGATATGAATGTCGTCATGACCGGCTCCGGGAGATTTGTTGAGGTCCAGGGGACCGCCGAGGAGATCCCTTTTGATAAGGCGCAGTTGGATGAGATGCTCGGCTTGGCGACACGAGGGATCGACCGGTTTGTCGACCTTCAACGGGGGTTGTTGGGGACTGAGATCAACGGCCTGAAGATGTAA
- the rdgB gene encoding non-canonical purine NTP pyrophosphatase, RdgB/HAM1 family: protein MQVVVATANAGKFQEIVTILSDLRISFCSLASLYGYVPPVESGTTYAENAGIKARAVAAYSGCWALADDSGLEVEALGGQPGVYSSRYLGPTATDQERNERILELLEGKPASERCARFRCVVALAGPQGELTLSDGSCDGIIAEALSGGGGFGYDPIFIVSDLGLTMAELPPDLKNRVSHRAQALGKIKPLLRRLYLAAA, encoded by the coding sequence ATGCAGGTAGTTGTAGCCACGGCCAACGCGGGCAAATTTCAAGAAATCGTCACGATCCTCAGCGACCTGAGGATCTCTTTTTGTTCGCTTGCGTCCCTTTATGGGTATGTGCCGCCGGTCGAGTCGGGAACCACGTACGCTGAGAACGCCGGGATCAAGGCTCGGGCCGTTGCGGCGTACAGCGGTTGCTGGGCGCTTGCAGACGATTCGGGGCTTGAGGTTGAAGCACTCGGGGGGCAACCGGGTGTGTACTCGAGCCGGTATCTCGGCCCAACGGCGACCGATCAGGAGCGCAACGAGCGGATCCTCGAGTTGTTGGAGGGGAAGCCGGCCTCTGAGCGTTGCGCCCGTTTCCGGTGTGTGGTGGCTCTGGCGGGCCCACAAGGCGAGTTGACCCTGTCGGATGGGAGTTGCGACGGAATCATCGCTGAAGCGCTCAGCGGTGGCGGTGGATTCGGCTACGATCCGATCTTCATTGTTTCGGACCTCGGACTCACGATGGCCGAACTTCCGCCGGATCTGAAGAATCGAGTCAGTCATCGTGCCCAGGCTCTTGGGAAGATCAAGCCGTTGTTGCGCCGCCTCTACCTCGCCGCGGCGTGA